Below is a window of Musa acuminata AAA Group cultivar baxijiao chromosome BXJ3-11, Cavendish_Baxijiao_AAA, whole genome shotgun sequence DNA.
AGAGGATAAGACTTTAATATCTCAAGTTATCCTAGTGTATCACAGGTGACATGTGAACCATGCAAACATGCATGCCATGGAGAAAGAATGACAGTTGTTTGATCTTTTTGTCTCTGATATTTAATTTTGATCCCTGTAAGAATACATTTGAAGTAAACAGACATGTAAAAATCCTGGATATGTTTGTTTCAGTTTCATATTTGGTGTTTGTGTCAAATGAATACAAATGGATTCTATATTATCCCAGTATGAGAATGAAATAAGTTTGTCTTCTTTCTTAAAATTTCATTTAAggccttttatgttaattcttactTGATTAGTTTGTTCAATTTTATCAggctaataaaattttatataggaCAAAGATGTTGACATTATCGTGCATCACATTAATGGTGTTGCTGAGACTTTCTTTAGAAGGTAAAGTACCAAACTTCCTCGTGACTGAAAATTGTATTGATTAATGTTAAAGAAATAGCCTCTCTAGTCATAGGTAGCCACATGCATTGATTCACCTAATTTTACTTGAAGTGATTTGTACTgttttgttttcttattattgCAAATTATTGTTAAATAACATAGAAATTCTGATTTTCTAAATTCTTGTTATGGGGCCTTTTAGCCCTTGACCCATTTTTCTTCTGTTGGCATCCCCAAATCTGGCTCTTCTAATGGATCTTGTGTAGACCTTGAAGCCCATGTCTTGCTCATCTTGGTTAGATCAAGTAAAATTTGGCTAATCAATGCCCATTTGTGCCTTTTACGCACATGCTCAACTACATCGTTCACCTTTCGTCGAGCAATCGAacattgcttttctttttctttcatgaaAATTGTCACTCAATCATGGATGGTTTGTAGGGAGGCAAAGATTTGGTATAGTAGATGCAAAGTTAAATATCTAATGTTTGTGTGTTTAATTTTTCTATGCTACGAAGATAAAATAAACATTGAAATTAGCGTTTCTTTTGTTATCAAATTATGAAGTTAGATTCCTTCTATTTTTATCATGTTATGTTGAAGGTCTGCAAACATACTAATCATGATAAGAAATTACTGTTGCAGACAACAAAGGGAGGATAACAAGGCCATGGCTGAGCAAAAACGCACCGAGTTCAGGACTTTGCTATCTGAAGCTGCACGACCATTTCTTGCTGGATACACCAAGAGCTTCATCGACGAGCTAGAGTTGTTCCTGGTTTCAGGTTTAAACATGGAGGCATATGATAGATTGTGCATGCAGCGAATGGGTGAGCTTTCATCTGGTGAAGCAAGTGCAGATGACAGAGAAACGTATGATCAGACTCTTCAGGGTCCTTTCTTGCAACTTTTCAACGAGGAATTAGGAGAATCTGAATAATGTCATTATGATTAACGATGATTAATACAGTTtaccatgtttaaaatcgaaaatccTGTGTTTCATAACGGCAAAAACTCCTCATGTATATCTGTCCAGCTCTCCCAGGAATAGCAGCAGTTGCAAATATAGCCATTTATCATTTGGTAGGCTTGCTGACAGTGGAGACAACTATAATGTGAATCTTGTGATACAAATTATATTGTCAAAAGGCTGTTGATTTATAAAATTCTTTTAGTTACTTGGAAGGGAGATGGTTTATGTGGCAAACAGCTTGACAAATCTGTTCTTGTTGAGTAAATCATTCTTGTGTGGATTGTAGTCAGTTGGATGCAGGTCATGGTTTCAAATTTGGGTTGTAGTCAACTGGAATGGCATTATTACTATTTGGGTTCATAAAAACTGAGATCTGATGGGGTAGATGAAATCGAAAAGGTGTCATCTTACCATTGTTTGTATTAATCATTTTTGATAGATTGTTTTCTTAATAGAGATATTAAAGTTAAGCTCTTATATTGACAATCTGTATTTATCGATCCTTATCGACGTATGAAAAGTTCAGCTCCTATTGGATTCGGGTTGACACTAGCGAATCGAATTCCGCCCGTCCCCATCGTGCAGTGCGCCGTTGTATCAAATGGCACCATCCACGAGAAATCGAGACGAACGGTTTTGATCGGACACGGTTCCATCCTGCGGTTTACGCTTTCCAGACGACTCCTATATACATATGATACCCGTCCGCTTAGGGCGATTCCTCTTCGCTATCGCTCGCCGCCGGGGCTGCTCACTTCCGCCTCTCTTGTGGCCACCGTTTCCGTAGGGTTTTCAAGGTCTCCCTACGCTTTCAGCAGGATGGTAAGTCCCTAATGTCTGTGCGGATTTCGGTATTCTATCTCGTCTGATGCTAATTCGTTCCCGATTCTTTAGATCTTCTACTTTCTTTGTTCTTTATGTTGCTTTTGTGTGTCTGTGTTTGTGCCAACAAAAGGTGCTTCCGAACGACATCGATCTGTTGAACCCGCCGGCTGAGCTCGAGAAAAAGAGGCACAAGCTTAAGCGTCTCGTGCAGTCGCCCAATTCCTTCTTCATGGTGATTATCAACTGTAACATTGTGTTTATTGCCTTTGATTGTTTCAACCCTGTAACGATGTCCGTCTTGGTGTTGGTTTTCCTTTTTTGTCTCTAGGATGTGAAGTGCCAAGGCTGCTTCAACATGTAAGGCTTCTTTTCCATCCTGTAATTTTCATTCATTCTAATTCGAAGATACAAATTTTATTCGTGTTCTTTGCGATTCTTGATTGCCGTCGCGATGGTGTTCTGCAGCACTACGGTGTTCAGCCACTCGCAGACCGTGGTGGTCTGCGGAAACTGCCAGACGGTTCTCTGTCAGCCGACCGGAGGCCGTGCGAGGCTCACCGAGGGATGCTCGTTCAGGCGCAAGGGAGATTGATTTCGTATTGTGGTTCTTCATTCACACCGCTCTCCTATTGATCATCCGTAAGGGACACGAGTCTTATGAATTCAGATGCTACTGCGTCTGTATTCTATTTAGTTTTGGTACCCGATTGAGTATGTTGCATTTTGTTATTGGTGATACTTTCAGTTAGACATTTGCTAATCCGCATTTaaattcaatttcatcttttgcaCTTGGTTCTAAATCCATCATGAGTATTAGTCTTAGATATTGGTAACAGTAATTTCTGGAGTTTTGTAAGATGATTGAGTATGTTGCATTTTGTTATTGTTGATCCTTTCATGCTGACATCTTCTGATCCACATTTTAATTCAGTTTCATCTTTTGCACTTGGTTCTAATTCCATTATGAGGATTAGTGTTAGATATCAGTTACAGTAATTTCTGGAGTTTGGGGACATGATCGAGTATGTTGTCTTTTGTTGTTGGTGGTCCTTTCAATTTGACATCTTCTGATCCACATTTTAATTCGGTTTCTTTTTTTGCACTTGGTTCTAATTCCATTATGAGGATTAGTCTTAGATATCAGTTACAGTAATTTCTGGAGTATGGGGACATGATCCAGTATGTTGTGTTTTGTTGTTGGTGGTCCTTTCAATTTGACATTTGCTAATCCGCATTTTAATTCAGTTTCATCTTTTGCACTCGGTTCTAATTCCATTATGAGGATTAGTCTTAGATATCGGTTACAGTAATTTCTGGGGTTTGGGGACATGATCGAGTACGTTGTGTTTTGTTGTTGGTGGTCCTTTCAAGCTGACATTTGCTAATCTGCATTTAAATTCGGTTTCATCTTTTGCACTTGGTTCTAATTCCAGTACGAGGATTAGTATTAGATATGGGTAGCAGCAGTTTCTGAAGGTTTAGGACATGATTGAGTATGTTGCGTTTTGATATTGGTGATCCTTTCAAGTTGACATTTGCTAATCTGCATTTAAATTCAGTTGGATCTTTTGCATTTGGTTCTAATTCCATTATGAGGATCGGTATCAGATATTGGTTAGAGTAATTTCTGGAGTTTGGGGACATGATTGAGAATGTTGTGTTTTGTTATTGGTGGTCCTTTCAATTTGGCATTTGCTAATCCACATTTAAATTTGGTTTCATATTTTGTGCTTGGTTCTAATTCCATTATGAGGATTAGTCTTAGATATCGGTTACAGTAATTTCTGGAGTTTGGGGACATGATCCAGTATGTTGTGTTTTGTTGTTGGTGGTCCTTTCAATTTGACATTTGCTATGCTAATCCACATTTAAATTCAGTTTCATCTTTTGTGCTTGGTTCTAATTCCATTATGAGGATTAGTCTTAGATATTGGTTACAGTAATTACTGGAGTTTTGGGACATGATTGAGTGTGTTTCATTTTGTTATTGGTGAACATTTCAAGGAGACATTTGCTAATCTGCATTTAAATTCAGTTTGTTCTTTTGCGCTTGGTTCTAATTCCATTACGAGGATTAGTACTAGATATTGGTAACAGTAATTTTTGGGACGTGATTGAGTATGTTGCATTTTGTTATTGGTGATCCTTTCAAGTTGACATTTGCTAACCCACGTTTAAATTCGGTTTCATCTTTTGCACTTGGTTCTAATTCCATTGTgaggattaatcttatatattcgCAACAGTAATTTCTGCATCAAGTCCTTGTTCTACTTAGAGTGGAGTTGGACGAAATAGTTTCTTTAATCTCTCTCACATGGTTTATGGAATTGTTTATATATCTTGGAAGTGAAAAAATCAGGGAGACTGATTGATTTACAACTTGGTGTAAATGTGGATTATTTAATTTGGCCCTTTTGCTGTGGAATCTTTGGTTAGAATGTTTCTAATGTTTGTATATAAGTGTATATAAGTGTGTGTGCGTGTGAAATCCCAGAGAGCAATTTCACAGTAGAGTTCACTAGGATCGATGTGGATCATTAACCCAAGCCATCGCGAGGACCGTTCAATCCATACGAGAACCAAACGAAACTGGTGGTGTCCAACGCGTTGCGGTGGTGGACTCGGCGAACTGGTGGAGCCGAACTGCCCCCGTTACCTGTCCTGGATCACGGCGCGTGTTCGAGCTACCATGCCCCTCGCACGCAGCCGGTGTGCATCCGCCACGCGTCTCCTCGTTACCGTTTGCTTTTATTAACCCTGACCCGAACGCTTCGTGCACCGCATTGGTTCCTTCAAAAAGCTATCGTCATCATCTTCGATCATGGCTTCGATGTCGGCGATGGGTTCTCCGTTGCCCATAAGCCATCTCCCCTCGTTGCTCCACTTGTTATGATGGTCTGCTTTGTGATCTCTGTAGTTTTA
It encodes the following:
- the LOC135652520 gene encoding small ribosomal subunit protein eS27y-like; protein product: MVLPNDIDLLNPPAELEKKRHKLKRLVQSPNSFFMDVKCQGCFNITTVFSHSQTVVVCGNCQTVLCQPTGGRARLTEGCSFRRKGD